In Pseudobacter ginsenosidimutans, the following are encoded in one genomic region:
- a CDS encoding polysaccharide lyase 6 family protein: MKKRNNPLLLIATLLLAMNAGYSQRIPVKDNQELKSALNKAKPGDSIVLANGTWKDMPLFITTSGSAEKPIVIMAETPGGVKCTGNSFIRFGSDHVTVSGLHFTDGYAVKESIVDFRKGDNLANHCRLTQCVFENFSKPSRSDDDHWITLWGKKNRIDHCVIGNKLNTGTTLIVELNDERSQHNEHSIDSNYFKGREPLGSNGGETIRIGVSRYSLTSSNTLVHHNYFERCNGEVEIISVKSCNNRLTENTFFESEGGLVLRHGSGNIVLNNIFIGNNKPYTGGVRVINPGHTVANNLFIDLAGKGFHGGFTVLNGVPGSPLNRYMQVTDTDIHHNTFVNCKTILFGAGKDEERTLPPARVTFRDNFIQTNNATVYEDANKDGGITFTNNRYSAKTVAAAPAGFVAEKPTLTAITWAGQQFKIPTGKYGADLSKLNWMSAANTGAVWFRPEQSVVRKPSVHTVAAADSQQLNAIINNAAPGDIIELTEVGLYKITDPLVISKPVVIQSAAGLKAKPELVSIATTGLPAFMVIESGGSLNAGGIIFNSAYENYGAVRSGIATASKPTSAHYILKVDGCEFINFGEGGHVCIKASKGTYADSVLISNCIFRNNAGMGIDYGAEKDDKGIYNVAYMRVENSVFANTLSGAINVYRGGNDESTTGPSVHINHCTFHNVENRMQGTVVKLIGVQVASITNSVFNFSGKGGRIIWLEEMAWDDLKVDYCNVYDSGRISTFFGKATGKNIRNRKPSFKDAASNDFRLAQTNGLIGNDNKPMGVL; this comes from the coding sequence TTGAAAAAACGAAACAATCCGTTGTTGCTCATCGCAACCCTGCTGCTGGCCATGAACGCAGGTTACAGCCAGCGAATACCCGTGAAAGATAATCAGGAGTTGAAATCGGCGCTGAATAAAGCAAAGCCGGGAGACAGCATCGTGCTCGCCAATGGCACCTGGAAGGATATGCCATTGTTCATTACCACCAGCGGCTCCGCAGAAAAGCCCATCGTGATAATGGCAGAAACGCCCGGCGGCGTGAAATGCACCGGCAATTCTTTCATCCGCTTCGGAAGTGATCATGTGACTGTTTCCGGATTGCATTTTACCGATGGCTATGCCGTGAAGGAGTCCATCGTCGATTTCAGAAAAGGAGACAATCTCGCCAATCATTGCAGGCTCACCCAATGTGTGTTCGAGAACTTCAGCAAACCCAGCCGGTCTGATGATGATCACTGGATCACGCTCTGGGGAAAGAAGAACCGGATCGATCACTGTGTGATCGGCAATAAGCTCAATACAGGCACTACTCTCATTGTTGAGCTGAACGATGAAAGGTCTCAGCACAATGAGCATAGCATAGACAGCAATTATTTCAAGGGCCGTGAACCACTTGGCTCCAATGGTGGCGAAACCATCCGTATCGGCGTGAGCCGATACTCGCTCACCAGCAGCAATACCCTGGTGCATCACAATTATTTTGAAAGATGCAATGGGGAGGTGGAGATCATCTCCGTGAAAAGCTGCAACAACCGTCTCACAGAAAACACTTTCTTCGAAAGCGAAGGCGGACTGGTACTTAGACATGGCTCAGGCAATATCGTGCTCAACAATATTTTCATCGGTAACAATAAACCCTATACCGGTGGCGTGCGGGTGATCAATCCGGGTCATACCGTTGCCAATAATCTTTTCATAGACCTGGCCGGAAAAGGCTTCCATGGCGGTTTTACCGTATTGAATGGTGTGCCCGGTTCTCCATTGAACAGGTATATGCAGGTAACGGATACAGACATTCATCATAATACATTCGTGAACTGCAAGACCATCCTTTTCGGCGCGGGAAAAGATGAGGAGCGAACCCTGCCTCCGGCACGGGTAACCTTCAGGGATAATTTCATTCAGACCAATAATGCAACGGTGTATGAAGATGCCAATAAAGATGGCGGCATCACGTTCACCAATAATCGCTATTCCGCCAAAACCGTTGCCGCAGCCCCGGCGGGTTTTGTTGCTGAAAAACCAACGCTCACTGCAATTACCTGGGCTGGTCAGCAATTCAAAATTCCCACCGGGAAATATGGAGCTGATCTCAGTAAACTGAACTGGATGAGCGCCGCAAATACCGGCGCCGTCTGGTTCAGGCCGGAGCAGTCTGTTGTCCGCAAGCCCTCCGTGCATACCGTTGCTGCTGCGGACAGCCAGCAACTGAATGCGATCATCAATAATGCTGCTCCCGGCGATATCATTGAATTGACAGAGGTAGGTTTGTACAAGATCACTGATCCACTGGTGATCAGCAAGCCGGTAGTGATACAATCAGCTGCCGGCCTTAAAGCAAAGCCTGAGCTGGTGAGCATCGCCACCACTGGTTTGCCCGCTTTTATGGTGATCGAATCCGGTGGCAGTTTGAATGCCGGTGGAATCATTTTCAACAGCGCCTATGAGAATTATGGTGCGGTGAGATCCGGCATTGCAACGGCCAGCAAACCTACAAGCGCTCACTATATCCTCAAAGTGGACGGATGCGAATTCATCAATTTTGGCGAGGGTGGTCATGTTTGCATCAAAGCCTCCAAAGGAACTTATGCAGACTCTGTGCTGATCAGCAATTGCATTTTTCGCAATAATGCCGGTATGGGCATCGATTATGGTGCAGAAAAAGACGACAAAGGCATTTACAACGTAGCCTACATGCGCGTGGAGAATTCCGTTTTTGCCAATACACTCAGCGGCGCCATCAATGTATACAGGGGTGGGAACGATGAAAGCACTACAGGTCCATCGGTCCATATCAATCATTGCACTTTTCATAATGTAGAGAATCGTATGCAGGGAACCGTGGTGAAACTGATCGGAGTGCAGGTGGCCAGCATCACCAACAGTGTGTTCAACTTCAGTGGCAAAGGCGGCAGGATCATCTGGTTGGAAGAAATGGCCTGGGATGATCTCAAAGTGGATTATTGCAATGTGTACGATAGTGGCCGTATCAGCACCTTCTTCGGCAAAGCCACCGGCAAAAATATCCGGAACAGGAAACCATCGTTCAAAGACGCTGCCAGCAATGATTTCAGGCTGGCGCAAACCAACGGCCTAATTGGTAACGACAATAAGCCGATGGGTGTACTCTAA
- a CDS encoding heparinase II/III domain-containing protein yields the protein MKTFFLSISLVISVLVVQGQSHPSIMLTQKNIEAVRKGIKDYPIMASSYKTVKKDAEKALKSGIEVPTPADGGGGVTHEKHKKNYQQALACGIAYQVTNDERYAKFVKDLLLEYAKQYNTWGRHPKRKQEPGGKIFWQNLNDCVWQVYMIQAYDCVYGALSAADRKKIENDLFANVVKELSEVNGSIFNKVHNHGTWSAAAVGMTGYVCGKKEWVQAALHGSKQDDKGGFLAQLNQLFSPDGYYAEGPYYQRYAILPFMIFAKAIHQYDPKFGIYDFRDGLLKKAVNTALQCTYTNKVFFPLNDAIKDKTYETEEMVYAVDIAYSDMQAGDDLLDIAQQQDRVIISDAGLQVAQAIDAGKTNPFAYKPMWIKDGADGKGGGIGILRSGANADQLAVVMKAGTQGMGHGHFDRLNLLVYDNGTEVFSDYGAVRFLNVETKNGGNYTKENDTWGKQTIAHNTITADQTSHFNGNEKKGEETTPSLVNFTANEKFQVVSAEEKNAYKGVTLWRTAILFTPEGADKALLLDVFSVNSDQPHQYDLPFWYQGHITDLPFPSEMNGKQLPALGTSNGYQHLWLNGTGIPANGKQYITVLNNRRFYTTSFLADTAIRVKLVTLGAQDPNLNLRNEKAFILSQPAATNHTFISITEPHGRNNTVAEVTTGASAAVKELKLVSATKEAVQFRFTYKKKSYTVSIRKNDPGSFLVID from the coding sequence ATGAAGACATTCTTTCTTTCCATATCACTCGTTATTTCAGTTTTGGTTGTGCAGGGCCAATCGCATCCCTCCATAATGCTCACGCAGAAAAATATCGAAGCCGTGCGCAAAGGGATCAAAGATTATCCCATCATGGCATCCAGCTACAAAACTGTAAAAAAGGACGCGGAGAAAGCCCTGAAATCCGGCATCGAAGTGCCCACACCGGCAGATGGCGGTGGCGGCGTAACCCACGAAAAACACAAAAAGAATTACCAGCAGGCGCTTGCCTGCGGCATCGCATACCAGGTTACCAACGATGAGCGCTATGCGAAATTCGTGAAGGACCTCCTCCTGGAATATGCAAAACAGTACAATACCTGGGGCCGTCATCCCAAACGAAAACAGGAGCCCGGCGGAAAGATCTTCTGGCAGAACCTGAACGACTGCGTCTGGCAGGTATACATGATCCAGGCATACGACTGCGTGTACGGTGCCCTCAGTGCAGCCGACAGGAAAAAAATAGAGAACGATCTCTTCGCAAACGTGGTAAAAGAACTGAGCGAAGTGAACGGTTCCATTTTCAATAAAGTACATAACCACGGCACCTGGAGCGCAGCAGCAGTGGGCATGACCGGCTATGTATGCGGAAAAAAAGAATGGGTGCAGGCCGCATTGCATGGCAGCAAACAGGATGATAAAGGTGGTTTTCTCGCGCAGCTCAACCAGTTGTTCTCGCCCGATGGCTACTACGCCGAAGGACCTTACTACCAGCGTTATGCGATCCTGCCCTTTATGATCTTCGCCAAAGCCATTCACCAATACGATCCGAAATTCGGCATCTATGATTTCAGAGATGGACTACTGAAGAAAGCAGTGAACACTGCCTTGCAATGCACTTATACCAATAAGGTCTTCTTTCCGCTCAACGATGCCATCAAGGACAAAACCTACGAAACGGAAGAAATGGTATACGCGGTGGATATTGCCTACAGTGATATGCAGGCCGGAGATGACCTGCTTGACATTGCACAGCAGCAGGACCGTGTGATCATCAGCGATGCCGGATTACAGGTGGCGCAGGCCATTGACGCGGGCAAGACAAATCCATTTGCCTACAAGCCCATGTGGATCAAGGATGGCGCAGATGGCAAAGGCGGCGGCATCGGTATCCTTCGCAGCGGCGCCAATGCAGACCAGTTGGCAGTAGTGATGAAAGCCGGCACACAGGGCATGGGGCATGGACATTTCGATCGTCTCAACCTGCTCGTGTACGACAATGGCACGGAAGTATTCAGCGATTACGGTGCCGTTCGCTTCCTCAATGTGGAAACCAAGAACGGTGGTAACTATACCAAAGAGAACGATACCTGGGGCAAGCAAACTATTGCCCACAATACAATTACTGCGGACCAGACCTCCCATTTCAACGGCAACGAAAAGAAAGGGGAGGAGACCACTCCATCACTGGTGAACTTCACAGCCAACGAAAAATTCCAGGTGGTGAGCGCCGAGGAAAAGAATGCATACAAAGGAGTAACACTCTGGCGCACGGCCATTCTCTTCACTCCCGAAGGTGCTGACAAAGCCCTGCTGCTGGATGTATTCTCCGTTAACAGTGACCAGCCGCACCAGTACGATCTTCCTTTCTGGTACCAGGGTCATATCACCGACCTGCCTTTCCCTTCCGAAATGAACGGCAAACAACTGCCAGCCCTCGGAACCAGCAATGGTTATCAGCATCTCTGGCTGAACGGTACCGGCATACCTGCAAATGGAAAACAGTACATAACAGTACTGAACAACCGCAGATTCTATACTACTTCATTTTTAGCCGATACTGCCATCCGTGTAAAGCTGGTGACCCTCGGCGCGCAGGATCCCAACCTGAACCTGCGCAATGAAAAAGCATTCATTTTGTCTCAGCCCGCTGCCACCAACCACACATTCATCAGTATTACCGAGCCGCATGGCAGGAACAATACCGTCGCGGAAGTGACCACCGGCGCCAGTGCTGCCGTGAAAGAGTTGAAGCTGGTAAGCGCCACGAAGGAAGCAGTGCAGTTCCGTTTTACTTACAAAAAGAAATCATATACCGTCAGCATCAGGAAAAATGATCCAGGATCATTTCTGGTGATTGACTAA
- a CDS encoding class I SAM-dependent methyltransferase has product MDSTKRFSNRVEDYVKYRPHYPGEIVSFLADQYDLSADKIIADIGAGTGISSKPFLEEGYKVIAVEPNKEMLDKAIELLGDYPEFSPVSGTAEKTTLKAHSVDAIIAGQAFHWFNREKCKTEFRRILKNAGLLAVIWNERLIESPFEVEYDALIVKHARDYVKVDHRNINMEDMVLFFDPAPVELNVFSNKQVFDFEGLKGRLLSSSYMPVKGEDGYETMVEDLELLFDRFKENELIVINYATKVYSGIL; this is encoded by the coding sequence ATGGACAGTACCAAAAGATTCAGCAACCGGGTGGAAGATTATGTGAAATACAGACCGCATTATCCAGGGGAAATCGTTTCTTTCTTAGCCGATCAATATGATCTAAGTGCTGATAAAATAATCGCAGATATTGGAGCTGGTACCGGGATCTCTTCGAAACCCTTTCTGGAAGAAGGTTACAAAGTGATAGCAGTAGAGCCTAACAAGGAAATGCTCGATAAAGCCATTGAGCTGCTGGGGGATTACCCGGAATTCTCACCGGTATCAGGTACAGCCGAAAAGACCACTCTCAAAGCGCATAGCGTGGATGCCATCATCGCAGGTCAGGCCTTCCACTGGTTCAATCGCGAAAAATGTAAAACAGAATTCAGGCGCATCCTTAAAAATGCAGGACTGCTTGCCGTGATCTGGAACGAAAGGCTGATAGAATCTCCCTTCGAAGTGGAATACGATGCCCTCATTGTGAAACATGCCAGGGATTATGTAAAAGTGGACCACCGCAATATAAATATGGAAGACATGGTGCTTTTCTTCGATCCTGCGCCCGTTGAGTTGAACGTTTTCTCCAATAAACAGGTTTTCGATTTTGAAGGACTGAAGGGCAGGCTGCTTTCGTCTTCCTATATGCCCGTAAAAGGTGAGGACGGCTATGAAACCATGGTAGAAGACCTGGAACTGCTTTTCGACCGCTTCAAGGAAAATGAGCTGATCGTGATCAATTACGCCACCAAAGTCTATTCCGGCATCCTGTAG
- a CDS encoding SDR family NAD(P)-dependent oxidoreductase — protein sequence MRLKGKVAIVSGGARDIGQAVSVKLAKEGARVVVNYFSSEQQAQETLAAISAIGGEAIAVKGDMSKGEDVANVVSAAQKAFGNEIHILVNVAGGMVARKLIADMDENFWDHVMGLNVKSAFLLTRQVVPHMPAGSAVVNFSSQAGRDGGGFGASAYATAKGAVATFTKAMAKELGPKGIRVNAVDPGMIATFFHDSFTKPEVRQNVANSTPLRREGKAGEVADLVAYLASDEASFITGANIDINGGTYFS from the coding sequence ATGAGACTAAAGGGAAAAGTTGCCATTGTATCCGGTGGTGCAAGGGATATTGGCCAGGCCGTATCCGTAAAGCTGGCAAAGGAAGGAGCCAGGGTGGTAGTGAATTATTTCAGCAGTGAGCAACAGGCGCAGGAAACCCTGGCGGCTATCAGTGCGATCGGTGGAGAAGCGATTGCTGTGAAAGGCGATATGAGCAAAGGAGAGGATGTTGCCAATGTAGTGAGTGCTGCACAAAAAGCATTCGGTAACGAGATCCATATCCTGGTGAATGTGGCTGGTGGAATGGTGGCGCGTAAACTGATTGCAGACATGGATGAAAATTTCTGGGACCATGTGATGGGCCTCAATGTAAAATCCGCTTTCCTGCTCACCAGGCAGGTAGTACCCCATATGCCGGCAGGCAGTGCTGTAGTGAACTTCTCATCCCAGGCAGGCCGGGATGGCGGCGGATTTGGAGCTTCTGCCTATGCAACTGCCAAAGGTGCTGTGGCTACTTTTACCAAAGCAATGGCCAAAGAGCTCGGCCCGAAAGGTATCCGCGTGAATGCAGTGGACCCTGGTATGATCGCTACATTCTTCCACGACAGTTTCACCAAACCCGAAGTGCGCCAGAACGTGGCCAATTCCACACCGCTGCGCAGGGAAGGTAAGGCCGGTGAAGTGGCCGACCTGGTGGCTTATCTCGCCAGCGATGAAGCCAGCTTTATCACAGGTGCCAATATCGATATCAACGGGGGAACTTATTTCTCCTAG
- a CDS encoding MFS transporter, whose translation MNDLKPIEQIKNNRFQLKGLRWWIISLIGLATIINYIDRGAINFMWPYIYKDFGIADEDSKNTLALITTFFMIAYAIGQTVTGKMMDAIGTRLGMAVSIIGWSISIGLHALAKSILSFNIFRFLLGISEAGNWPGATKSNAEWFPPKERAIAQGIFGAGASIGGVIAAPVIAALFLAFGWKMTFLVIGVLGFLWLIPWLWINKNTPDKHPWITEEEKAHIQGGQMEASKPKATAVVYSWKELLQFRNTWGILTSRFFIDPVWWMFVTWLPTFLKEQYQFDMKQIGAFAWVPYFFAAVGGLTGGFYSSARIKRGVDAAKARKSAITIGSVIMLISLTVIAYYLDELKNQPSMAIACISATLFGFQFLINNLQTLPGDYFHGKNVGVVAGMGGTTAVAGTLITTWIVPVITKVSYTSFFIMGALMVPLAWCCIMFISSKKQFKQENI comes from the coding sequence ATGAACGATTTGAAACCAATAGAACAAATAAAAAACAATCGCTTCCAACTTAAAGGACTGCGTTGGTGGATCATTTCGCTGATCGGGCTGGCTACTATCATCAATTATATAGACCGTGGCGCCATCAATTTCATGTGGCCCTATATCTATAAAGACTTCGGCATTGCCGACGAAGACAGTAAGAACACACTGGCGCTGATCACCACCTTCTTCATGATTGCTTACGCCATCGGGCAAACAGTAACAGGAAAGATGATGGACGCTATCGGAACGCGATTAGGCATGGCTGTTAGTATCATCGGATGGAGCATTTCCATCGGGCTGCATGCGTTGGCCAAAAGCATTCTCAGCTTCAATATTTTCCGGTTCCTGCTTGGCATCAGCGAAGCCGGCAACTGGCCCGGCGCCACCAAGAGCAATGCCGAATGGTTCCCTCCAAAGGAGCGGGCCATTGCACAGGGCATTTTCGGTGCAGGCGCCAGTATTGGCGGCGTGATCGCAGCACCCGTGATCGCTGCGCTCTTCCTGGCCTTTGGCTGGAAGATGACATTCCTTGTGATTGGCGTGCTGGGCTTTCTCTGGCTGATCCCCTGGTTGTGGATCAACAAGAACACGCCCGATAAGCATCCCTGGATCACTGAAGAAGAAAAAGCGCATATACAGGGCGGTCAGATGGAAGCATCGAAGCCAAAGGCAACAGCTGTAGTGTATTCCTGGAAAGAATTATTGCAATTCAGGAATACCTGGGGCATTCTCACCAGCAGGTTCTTCATCGATCCTGTATGGTGGATGTTCGTTACCTGGCTGCCTACTTTCCTGAAGGAGCAATACCAGTTTGATATGAAACAGATCGGGGCTTTTGCCTGGGTGCCTTATTTTTTTGCGGCAGTGGGCGGATTGACCGGCGGTTTCTATTCATCGGCGCGCATCAAACGTGGCGTGGATGCGGCGAAAGCGCGGAAGAGCGCCATTACCATCGGCAGTGTGATCATGCTGATCTCGCTCACGGTGATTGCGTATTATCTCGATGAACTGAAGAACCAGCCATCGATGGCTATTGCCTGTATCAGTGCAACCTTATTCGGATTTCAGTTCCTGATCAATAACCTGCAGACATTGCCCGGAGATTATTTCCATGGGAAGAATGTGGGTGTGGTTGCGGGCATGGGCGGCACCACTGCTGTTGCAGGAACGCTGATCACAACCTGGATCGTTCCCGTGATCACCAAAGTAAGTTATACATCATTCTTCATCATGGGCGCACTGATGGTGCCGCTGGCATGGTGTTGCATCATGTTCATTTCATCCAAAAAACAATTTAAACAAGAGAATATATGA
- a CDS encoding cupin domain-containing protein: MKASSEFQFEQEIPWEDLNNGIQRQVYGYDDKIMLVKAKFDKGAVGTLHEHHHSQVTYVESGVFEMTIGNEKKIIRKGDGYYVPPHVIHGCVCLEPGLLIDVFSPLREDFLP; this comes from the coding sequence ATGAAAGCAAGCAGTGAATTTCAGTTTGAGCAGGAGATACCCTGGGAAGACCTTAACAATGGCATTCAAAGACAGGTGTACGGCTATGATGATAAGATCATGCTGGTGAAAGCGAAGTTCGATAAAGGCGCCGTTGGTACCCTGCACGAGCACCATCATTCACAGGTGACCTATGTGGAAAGTGGTGTATTCGAAATGACCATCGGCAATGAAAAAAAGATCATCCGCAAAGGCGATGGCTACTATGTTCCACCGCATGTGATCCATGGCTGTGTTTGCCTGGAGCCCGGGCTGCTCATCGATGTTTTCAGTCCGCTCAGAGAAGATTTTTTACCCTGA
- a CDS encoding RagB/SusD family nutrient uptake outer membrane protein — translation MKAFKYILPIALLATGISSCSKIIDLKPESNVTVDQYYRNYDEVKAALTGAYNGMQGPLKNEWSLTELRSDISKQGAPNSTAVANINYNNLNTYLQSSIHPGVYDYWFAAYKNIRSANYVLRSLGVKYENGQTTMGEGTAVMTEDQKKQLAGEALFIRAYHYYNLVRLYGGIFIIVDQQTPAQVKKIPRSSVADVLNFIEADLEAAVGFLPTVPYSAQKTEDLGHVTKWAAESLLAKLYLQLNKKAEALTLLNDVIDNSGHDLLPSYADVFSVANEVNKEIIFAVRYKSGGAGLGNHMANSFAALNSGSTIVNGNGSGLNYPTANMEAKYIAPATGFVDKRKAATIDRYNALTYVKKFISPVMVKDDAENDFPVLRFSDVLLLKAEALGFTPEAVALINRVRARAGAGAYPGAGNFNAQFYLYPESGAEAITADNFIYKLLEERRIELAFENHRLFDLHRTGKFIELMELYYESEYDSHYKRFKPAVPLQELKDNLAVRPLLPIPQRELDTNNEIEIGQNDGY, via the coding sequence ATGAAAGCATTTAAATATATCCTTCCGATCGCTCTCCTTGCTACAGGCATCTCGTCCTGCAGCAAGATCATCGATCTGAAACCGGAATCAAACGTTACCGTTGACCAGTATTACAGGAACTATGACGAGGTGAAAGCCGCTCTGACAGGAGCTTACAACGGTATGCAGGGGCCACTCAAAAATGAATGGAGCCTTACCGAGCTTCGCTCAGATATCAGCAAGCAGGGCGCTCCCAACAGTACTGCCGTTGCCAATATCAATTACAATAACCTGAATACCTATTTACAGAGCTCTATACACCCGGGCGTATACGATTACTGGTTTGCTGCTTATAAGAATATCCGCAGCGCCAATTATGTGCTCAGAAGCCTGGGCGTGAAATATGAGAATGGCCAGACCACCATGGGCGAGGGAACGGCAGTGATGACGGAAGATCAGAAAAAACAACTGGCGGGTGAAGCCCTCTTCATCAGGGCATATCATTATTACAACCTCGTCAGATTGTATGGCGGCATCTTCATCATCGTTGATCAGCAAACACCTGCGCAGGTGAAGAAGATCCCACGCTCATCTGTAGCCGATGTATTGAATTTCATTGAAGCCGACCTGGAAGCTGCTGTTGGGTTCCTCCCCACAGTGCCTTACAGTGCACAGAAAACGGAAGACCTGGGGCATGTTACCAAATGGGCTGCAGAAAGCCTGCTGGCAAAACTCTATCTTCAGCTCAATAAGAAAGCGGAAGCCCTCACGCTCCTGAACGACGTGATCGATAACAGTGGTCATGATCTCCTGCCTTCTTATGCTGATGTATTTTCTGTTGCCAACGAAGTAAATAAAGAGATCATATTTGCTGTCCGCTACAAATCCGGTGGGGCAGGGCTGGGCAACCATATGGCCAATTCCTTTGCGGCCCTGAACAGCGGCAGCACTATCGTTAATGGAAATGGTTCGGGTTTGAATTATCCTACCGCCAATATGGAAGCGAAATACATTGCTCCCGCTACAGGATTTGTTGACAAGCGCAAAGCAGCTACTATCGACAGGTACAATGCACTGACTTACGTGAAGAAATTCATTTCCCCTGTGATGGTGAAAGATGATGCAGAGAACGATTTTCCCGTGCTGCGCTTTTCCGATGTACTGCTGCTGAAGGCTGAAGCCCTGGGCTTTACCCCTGAAGCAGTGGCCCTCATCAACCGGGTACGTGCAAGGGCAGGAGCCGGTGCTTATCCCGGCGCAGGTAATTTCAATGCGCAGTTCTATCTCTACCCGGAGTCTGGCGCTGAGGCCATCACGGCCGATAATTTCATTTACAAATTGCTGGAGGAAAGAAGAATCGAGCTGGCCTTCGAGAACCATCGTCTGTTTGATCTGCATCGTACCGGCAAGTTCATAGAGCTGATGGAACTGTATTACGAATCGGAGTACGATAGCCATTACAAAAGGTTCAAACCTGCCGTTCCGCTGCAGGAGCTGAAAGATAACCTGGCGGTACGTCCCTTGCTACCGATCCCGCAACGCGAGCTTGATACGAACAATGAGATCGAGATCGGTCAAAACGATGGCTACTAA
- a CDS encoding FadR/GntR family transcriptional regulator: MAQSSIIETIKAIEVESPVDKIIRQLKQLMSDGHLKPGDRLPAERILAEKFGVGRTYVRDAIRKLEFYGLLKTSPQSGTYVAHYNIQMMEGILNDIINFNKDDFSALIEARYYMEINAARLAAQRRTDDDLAALKAAVDAYDAKINARENAVQEDMFIHLRIANAAKNSVMESMLLLLLPDIIRNIIEKKICGDYRSGEAMAEHHEILKAIADQDADAAGLAMANHLDDILRISRTKTTW, translated from the coding sequence ATGGCTCAATCTTCTATCATTGAAACCATTAAAGCTATCGAAGTAGAATCCCCGGTAGACAAGATCATCCGGCAGTTGAAGCAACTGATGAGCGACGGGCACCTGAAGCCCGGCGACCGCCTGCCGGCGGAACGCATCCTGGCCGAGAAGTTCGGCGTGGGCAGAACCTATGTGCGCGATGCCATCCGCAAACTGGAATTCTACGGGCTCCTCAAAACTTCGCCCCAGAGCGGCACCTACGTGGCCCATTACAATATCCAGATGATGGAAGGGATCCTGAACGATATCATCAATTTCAATAAGGATGATTTCTCTGCGCTTATTGAAGCGCGTTACTATATGGAGATCAATGCAGCCAGGCTGGCCGCACAGCGCAGGACCGATGATGATCTCGCTGCCCTCAAAGCTGCGGTGGACGCCTATGATGCAAAGATCAACGCGAGGGAGAACGCTGTACAGGAAGACATGTTCATTCACCTCCGTATCGCCAATGCGGCCAAGAATTCCGTGATGGAATCCATGCTGCTTTTATTACTGCCTGATATCATCCGCAACATCATCGAAAAGAAGATCTGCGGCGATTACCGGAGCGGTGAAGCAATGGCCGAACACCATGAAATACTGAAAGCTATTGCCGATCAGGATGCAGATGCAGCAGGCCTCGCCATGGCCAATCACCTGGACGATATCCTGCGCATCAGCCGGACCAAAACCACCTGGTAA
- a CDS encoding alpha/beta hydrolase → MRKIIFAFALFLSASAMAQEDTKDTVKKVQLLPGYTSQIDVVYTKGKDWEQKLDLYLPPNNGKPTPVLINIHGGGWNHGTKESQTGFSTFFKMGFAVCNIEYRLTQQATAPAAVEDARCALIYLIKNAAALNIDVNRIVVMGGSAGGHLALMTGLLGNDHRFDTNCPGTENIKVAAIINKYGIADVNDWAYGKDITSKSATRWLGSKATDADFVKSVSPINFVNRNSPPVFIVHGDADPTVPYQQSVVLHKKLQEAGVKTEFMTIEGGKHGGFPREQNTELNKAITKFLKDLGIPDKK, encoded by the coding sequence ATGAGAAAGATCATTTTCGCATTTGCCCTGTTCTTATCGGCCTCTGCCATGGCCCAGGAAGATACAAAGGACACAGTGAAGAAAGTTCAGTTACTTCCCGGTTATACATCACAGATAGATGTGGTGTACACAAAGGGTAAGGACTGGGAACAGAAGCTGGACCTCTATCTTCCACCCAACAATGGCAAGCCCACACCCGTGCTGATCAATATCCACGGTGGTGGCTGGAACCATGGCACCAAGGAATCGCAGACCGGCTTCAGCACATTCTTCAAGATGGGCTTTGCTGTTTGCAATATCGAGTACCGCCTGACTCAGCAGGCTACGGCTCCCGCAGCAGTTGAAGATGCGCGTTGTGCCCTGATCTACCTGATCAAAAATGCAGCAGCCCTCAATATCGATGTGAACAGGATCGTGGTAATGGGTGGCAGCGCCGGGGGCCATCTGGCCCTGATGACAGGACTGCTCGGCAATGATCATCGTTTCGATACAAATTGTCCAGGCACAGAAAATATAAAAGTGGCTGCCATCATCAACAAGTACGGCATCGCTGACGTGAACGACTGGGCTTATGGCAAAGACATCACCAGCAAATCAGCTACGCGCTGGCTGGGCAGCAAAGCCACAGATGCAGACTTCGTCAAATCCGTTTCGCCGATCAATTTCGTGAACAGGAACAGCCCGCCTGTATTCATCGTTCACGGCGATGCTGATCCAACCGTTCCCTATCAGCAATCTGTGGTCCTTCACAAGAAATTGCAGGAAGCCGGTGTAAAAACAGAGTTCATGACCATCGAAGGCGGCAAGCACGGCGGCTTTCCGAGAGAGCAGAACACCGAGTTGAACAAAGCCATCACCAAATTCCTGAAGGATCTGGGGATTCCTGATAAGAAGTAG